The genomic interval CTTTCTAAGATCATttcaacatcataaaaaaatctttgtttgcTGAATGTTCAAAGtcagtgtttgtatttaatgaaCTTGAAATtctcaaaaaaagaagaaaaaaaaagcttcagtaGAATCATCTTAAAGTCGTCCACTAATAATCTgagctttgtttgtttgtttgattgttcgTTAATTTTTATCCATTATTTGAGTCCCTGTTAatgaactgttactatagaaacaacattGTGTTAACTCTAGTCCTGGAGATCCTCCTGTCCTGCACATATTAGTGTTTCCATTTTAACTCCTACAGGGCAGTTAATTAGAAGATTGGTTGAATCCAATGCAGGGACAAACACTGATGTGTGCAGAACAGCAGGTTCTTCAGGACCAGGACCAGGGTTTGGAACATATGATATAGAGGTACATTATTGTTCCTATAGCAACAGGTCTTTCCTGAGATAGAATAAATAGGCTTGTAAGCGAACAGTGGTTTATCTTGGACGTATTTTTATGGACTTTAATTATATCTGTAAATTAATAACATAAAGTACATGTTTTTTTGctggaagaggaataaaacattctgtTGGTAGATCAGTTTCAGGCTGGAAACCGTGACTGCACCTCATCACACCAACcggttgttgattattttcttataacaacaCCACACTTCGCTAGTCTGTATATCCGAGCCTTGCTGAATAACAGCACTAGTGTTTATTACATCCTGCTGGCTTTTCTTCGTCTGTCTGGAGATAAGAGCTACAGTACAAGAATACATAATACAATTCTTGTTATAAGAACACAAAGCAGAGAGCTGGGATGCATTTATCCATGTCACCGGTTTCTGTTTATGACCTCgtataataaaatgaacagaatggGTTACTTCATATTTCTATGAGactttattacttattaatatCTTACAtgatactatacaatatttgaaTCTGACTTTAAAGCAAAAAATTGATCTTGAGGTGTGTCTGTTGTGGttgatatttataaatgaaatgaaatgaaacttcCGTAATGATTCATGACATATTTTCTATACATATTTCAGCATGATGTGCAGGATAATGTAATTATACTTAGTCTCGTCACTTAGCAAAAAATAAGGTACATAGCATCACAGCCATTTCACAGCACGATACAAATCTTATGCTGTATTACGTGAATTGATATGAGGAAAAATCGACCAAGCGAGAGATAAGATGAGACTCGAGGCATTATCCAGGCACTGAGAAAGAGCTGGCTGTTCGTTATGAAGTCCCCAGTTACTTTAATCGATACGATAATTACTAATTACCTTGATTCCAGCTCTTCCCTGCAGACTTGCATCAATTTTTCCTTTTCAGTGCTGAAGTTATCTACGATTTTGTCCAGAAATTATATTAGAGCAAACGTAACCCACCTGTTGGCGATGAGTGAAAGGCAGAAATGATTGAAAATCTTCACAGTTAAGCAGCAAAGGAGAGAATTCAAGGCTGTTTCACCAAACAAGTTCATTCTTTTCATGTCTACTTATTTtgaagggtttgtttttttgttggtgAACAAAAGTAGACCAAAGTTATTGGTGAAGTCATTTCATTTGCAGTAGTTCATGATTTCAGACCATGAATAACTTCAAAAGTGCGATGAACGTAAACAAGATGTTCAATTAATAGCTGTTAAGCCTCTCATCAATTCCGGCGCAACTCCACCCGCAGCTCCACCCTGAAGCCCATCCACAGCAGATCTccctgaacgtcttcctcatcTCCTGACTCCTGAAGGCGTAGATGAGCGGGTCGATCACAGAGTTACACATGATCAGAATCAGGTACATGTTGAACTGTGACATGAAGCAGACGCAATACGGGTTCCTGGGGCAAGAGATCATGAGGATGAGGTGGAGAAAAAATGGAGCCCAGCATACGACAAAGACTCCGAGCAGGATTGTGAGCGTCACGGCGCCCTTCATGTTGGCCGCCTGCCACACGGGGCCGTTTCCTGGTAAAGCGGCGATGCGTTTCATGTGAAGACGCGCCAAGAGGAACATGTGAACGTAAAGCGAGGCCATGAGCGCCAGCATGGTGAAGAACATGCTGATAAGGCAGATGAGGACCGTAGCGCTCTCCGAGTAGATGATGAAGAGCACACCGGACGCTGAGCAGAAGCTCCAGATGCATATGATGATAAGTGATGCCCTACGCTGGGTCATGATATTGTGGTAGCGAAGGGCATAGAAGATAGTGACGTAGCGGTCCACAGCAATTGCCAGGAGACTCCAAATGGAGGCCAGGAGTGAGCTGCATATCATGGAGTCAAAAACGTTGTCCATGCTTTTCACAACATCTCCGGAGATGGTCAGGTTGCCGCTGGTGATCAGCGCCATCACAGCCGTTTCCGTCGCATTCGATACGCTCACCAGAAGGTCTGCCACCGCCAGGCTGCAGATGAAGAAATACATGGGCGAGTGGAAGTTCTTGTTCTTAATGATGGCCGCGATTACCAGAATGTTCTCAAGAAGGCTGACTAACCCTAGCGTGATAAAGACCTCAGTGGAGATTAACAGTTGCTCATAGCATCCCGATGCagagtttctttccccagaggGGGCTTTGCTTCCAATCTGCATGGCCAGGCTGTGGTTCCGGTGGCCGTGGTGCAGCCCGTGATGTGCTGAGATGTTCATTTCTGTAGGATCTCCTCACCACCGTCCCCCTCTTTTcatcttattttgttttcacGTTTATTCTACACTGCGAGTCTCTTCTGCGTCTTCCATCTCCATATGAGCTAAAGAGATCTAAAGAGATGTTTTTTGTCTGTGCACAGAGGTCTCTCTGTCATCCTCGAGCGTGAGCAAGCTTTCCAGCTGCTATTATTTAACCCTCACACACCGTCCTTCTCGAGCGTGACGACTCGAAAGAGCAGAGTTCTCAGAAAAATCAGGAAAAAGCAGATAAACACAGAGACTCTTAAAAGAGACTGTTGATGATGAAGACAagagaaaaaactgaaaaaaagaggaagaagaaaaataagaagagaAGATTCAGGACTCTGAGGTAGGAACCTGCACTCCTTAGGATTCCTTTGGCAGATTGATACTTTTCTTCTTAGCTTCTGTTCTGCACTGTGATCACTGACTCCTCCTCTAGCTCCAGCATCCAATCACAGACTGTGCAACAAGGATGAACTGCACTagatatataaacaaatgaatcattatGATTCATTATAATCTCATACTCAAAGCTTTCTGATCGATTCAGGATATTATCTGCTTGCCCATGTcgttattttttccctcttttggCGATCGTGAAATGCTTTAACGAGATCAGAGCACTGCTGATCCCAGACCTGTCCTTCTCCTCTTCATCGTGCCTCATCGATCACACAGCTCTCGTTCGCCGTTCTTCTACCTCTCTGTGTGAAAAGAAGAGATTAAAGCAAGGACAAGTGGCATTGTCGATGCAGCCCCTGTCCCCTGTCTTTTTCAGCTCTATAGGTGGCTGGACCTTTATTAAAGTGAGTGAAGTGCTCGTACTGAAAAGACACCATTGATTTTAGTCGTGTAGATCTGGAATACAGCAAGCAGTTATATCGAGAGAACGAAAGGGGAGGGAAAAGGTCATGCTCTaactataataaaaatacatttaaaataaataaaagactatGAGAAATCGATGCATATTAAGTACGATGATCCTTTAGGATCCCTTTCCATACCAACCAACCATTAatactttataaataattaacaacgTAGCTAacgtataataataatgttttacaaGATAAATAATCACCTGCTGAGTAAAATGAACATGTTGGTGTCAGAATTCAAAAAAGAGCCTGAAGCAAGTCTGAATGTGCTGATTAATTTCCTACAACAGCATCTTTGCACCGTTGTTCGCTGTAACTTAAATCACAGGTCATTTTCAATGCGCTTGTTTATATACGTTagcatttctatagcaacagctcatccATAGggatgtgtaaataatgtacacGGACGCTCTGTGCGATCTTCGacctaattaaataaacatgttgatATTTAACACGTTTTCttacataaatgtttattcGTTGCAATTTTCTGTAGTTTAACGAgttattgaaggagtctccggtgtcagagtTTCAGGACAGAGAATGATTGAATTCGCCATccgtgtttgtttttatgctcGTTTTTGGTCATGGTCTGAATATTCGAATAAATGCAGTATGGCATCAGTGCAGtccagtgcaaaagtttgtataccTTAAGGAAACGAAACAATTGTTTTAATAACGTTTGATGGATCGGATCAGGGCTGGTTCCAGCCAATTATGCTAGGGTGAGCTGGTACAAATAATAGGTGGGCAGTCACTGGTAGTGCCCCCGACATCCCAAACCCACCCCTCTGTCACATGCCGCTTTCCAGGTGTTAAAACCATGTGAAGTATATACAACATCCTTCTCAACATCCTTCTCTGCATGTATCCCACAGAACGTAGTGAAAAATATAAGCGGAAAATATTACT from Tachysurus vachellii isolate PV-2020 chromosome 1, HZAU_Pvac_v1, whole genome shotgun sequence carries:
- the mc4r gene encoding melanocortin receptor 4, with the protein product MNISAHHGLHHGHRNHSLAMQIGSKAPSGERNSASGCYEQLLISTEVFITLGLVSLLENILVIAAIIKNKNFHSPMYFFICSLAVADLLVSVSNATETAVMALITSGNLTISGDVVKSMDNVFDSMICSSLLASIWSLLAIAVDRYVTIFYALRYHNIMTQRRASLIIICIWSFCSASGVLFIIYSESATVLICLISMFFTMLALMASLYVHMFLLARLHMKRIAALPGNGPVWQAANMKGAVTLTILLGVFVVCWAPFFLHLILMISCPRNPYCVCFMSQFNMYLILIMCNSVIDPLIYAFRSQEMRKTFREICCGWASGWSCGWSCAGIDERLNSY